The genomic segment ATTTGACCATCATACAGCCAGAGATATATTACTTACCTCATTCATCTTATAGCTGAATTATTAATGCACAGCCATTGCATAAATTACCAAGAGTGAAGTGCCAACAAATATATAACCCAGGATGTAAAATGAGTTTGGGAAAACTGGCTATTACCTCTACTGGATTTACTGGGATAGATCTTTGTGATCTGCTTGTACTCTTCTGGTGGGGGCAGGTCCTCCACAGGATGGAAGGAGTACCTGGACTCAAAATCATCTGAAACCAAACAaggacacacaaacagctcagaCCTTAACTACTCAGTCAAGCATCAAAcaaagaatgtgtttttgggtcttttggaaatgtgttgtaaagaagaaagtgaagaaatgtaaatttaaactgTTTAGACAAttcaaattgttttaaagaatTGTGCGTAAGCAGCTGAGTGTGTAATATCAGATACAAAACGAATTTAACAGATGTCTTGCAATTATGCTACATGTCTTGCAATTACTCAAAAACAAGGCCTAACCCAAGTCTGGAAAATTAGCTGTTAATGTAACAAACCAcaatgtataattattttctcaCACCTTAAATTTCACAAACCAAACGCATTAGGGCAGAGGTTAAATCTCTTGTGGTGACACGAGAGCATACCCTATGTTTCTGCCCCAATCATCTTACAACCGAATTCTGAGAAACGGCTTTATCGATTTACACAGCGAGGAAACACAGTAGCATGATTTGAATTCCTGAGAAATCATTTGACTGCAGTGCTATTTTCAAACATGTATGACAATCAAGTTGCAGATAAGCTGATCTGTCATTGATCTCTGACAGGTACAAGATTtctaaataaacagaacatttaatTCATCAactgcaagcaaagtgcttctctttGTGAagaacagctgatgaaggatctacAGCCACAAAGTTTTGGAGTATTGTACTAAATAgtacctctctatctctccctaccacaatatacacacaaggGGGTGAGTACTTTCAATAAGTCAGCACACCATGTCATAGCACAAGGCTTGACAAACTGACCTGGTCCAGGAAGGTTCTAGGAACTGTGATAAGCTAACTCGGACTCACCAGAATAAGCCCTGGAGCCAGTGGCGTGCCCGTTGCGGacaggtgggggtggaggagcgTGTCCTGAGACTTGACGACCGGAGGATGCGAGTGGTGGAGGCCTTCCTCGGCCAGGTGGCTCTGAGGAGGTCTGTGAGGTGCCACTGTGCATACGGTATGGGGGAGGCGGCGGAGGAGGAGCATCTCGGATGCCATTCCGAGATCCGGTTGGGGGAACCTGGGGGGctttattaataaatacaaacacacaaactgtttaGTGATATGTGACGCTTAACAAAAAGAACTGTCCTACCAATGCATTTAACCTTTGAGTGGCCTTTTACAACGAGGTAAGTATTACTAATAAGTTTTCTAGTTAGCTCTGAGGATGCATTTAAGACATTGAGGAAAATTAGACGGCAGACACGAGGTTGTCTACAGGtttgtgtacttttgttttcagaatAGTCAGGGtaacagattttatttatttgttgaccAACATGCATGAGGCTTTAGCACATTTGCCTTCAGCAAATGGAATTTATAAGCagtaacatttcaaaaacaacCTTAGCAAGCATGACAGCAGCTGTGCTACCTAATCTGCGTCCCGGAGGCTCCCGAGCCGGTGGCGGAGGTCGGCCGCTCTGCTGGGCGGCCGGcggagggggcgggggaggggcttgGCTGCGAGTGTTGCCCGCAACATGGGTCCTCCGGTTCAGCGAATTACGCCTCTGTGGCAGCTCTGGGGGTGGGTCACCATTAGTGATTGGAGGGGGCTGTCGGtagggtggtgggggtggaggcacAGCTGAAGATACAGGTGGAGGGCGAGAGTTTTTCGAGGGAGCATCGCGTGCAGATGACGAGGGAGGGGGACCCTTGCTTGCGTGCGGTGGAGGCAGAGGCTTCTCACGACTAAGGGACGGGCCAGTGACCTTCTGCTGGGAAGCTGGAGGGCCACTGTTGCCACGGCGATTAAAAGGTGGAGGCGGGGGAGGAGCAGAGCTGCCGGGCTTCGAAGACGCACTGGCTGGTTTAGATGCGTCAGGCAAGGAGGGGCGGGTATTACGAGACGGCTCAAGGGCTGCAGGACGCTCCTCGTCGGCTTGGCGGCCCACGGGACTGCTAGTGCTGCTGGGAGTGCGCGGCACTGCAGGACGGGAACCGGGCGGCCGCAGTGCCGATCTGCCGGCGGTGCCatctgcaaacacaaacacgtccTCATCCACGCCGTTCACTCTGTACTCCACTTTCCTTACGGTAAGTGGTGGTCCCCATCCCATTACCATTGTTAACATTTACGTGGTATATTTCGTGTTCAGCACTGTAACAGTTCAACAAATCCAAAACAGGGTCCAACtcattttttaatctttgttaTAACCACAGGGAACAATAACTAAGGTCAGAGACGCTTTATGAATATATGGCCACATTCAAAGCTAAACAATTTTAAGCCGTATTTCCAAAATCAGAGTTAATCCTTTACATCCAAACTGCAATCATGCTCCTTCACTCAAAGCATAATAATgtcttatttaataaaatgatttaagcCATTTGAAAGGCTACAAGGTACAATATACTATAATTTAGAGGCTTTCTCCACGGAGGCCCTTCTAGAACTACCTCCCACTGGCCGCAGTTTGGGCACTCCTCCACTAAACAGGCCTCCCATTGGCTTAGACCCAGAACTGCCCCCAAAGCCCCCAGCACTGctgcctccacctcctccacctccagatTCTAAGGAATCAAAACACAAACGCCCACAAAAACGATTAGCTACAACCCAGGTCTCGTCAAACATCATTACTATAATAAGAATTTCACTCATGCCGAGACCACACCAATGACCTACTCTCAAGAATGGGAGCACTTCTGTCATTAATGACGGTGACCTTCTTCAGCCTGGTCCCTTTGCATATATCTGACAAAAGAGCATCTCTTCCTTTCGTTTCATCTCGAGACAGTTTGGGTGGGTTGGTGTTTGCctgtaaaagaagaaaatgtcGAAAAACAAGActgagccaaaaaaaaacccaacctaaTGTATTTAGCATGGCTACatcatgtttgtaattatgATTAGAATAATAGcaaacatgaaacattctctGAATTGATTATTCAAGAGAACGGATTATTCAAGTGAATAATCAGTCATATCCAGTGTCTGTAGTAGTATGCTCTAAGTGTGAGTATGTGATGCGTTTTCTTCAGACTACCTGACTAAAGGCAGGGGCAGGAGGCGGTCCGGGcggagggggcgggggaggAGGTATGGGCATCTTGGTGCTTCGCCGAGATCGCCGACCGTCGCCCCAATCTCACCAGTTCTCTTTATCTGCGCCACAGAGGCTCTGCCAAGAAGAAACACAAATACCTCAGTGCTGGTATGGATTTAATTTGGCCAAGACTAACACTTAACTTGGCATATTATAAAAAGACAGCTCCCGTACCCTACCTGGACATGTAACAGTACCTGAGTAGTTTACTCTTCTTCACATGCAAACAAGAGCCAGCATATTCAAAAGTGAATAAAACCCTGCtatttccttctctgctctaaTCACAAGTTCCAGATACTAAAGCTCCCCTAACCAGTCAGATGGGCTTGCTGACAtgagcagaacagcagtgcttcTTATACTTTCTTTCCTTGTACCCCTCTAGTTTCCAACAAGTTTAGAGAATGTTTTGCTACTCTGACTACACCCCTagttttcagaaatgtttgaGCACGTTCACACATGAAGAAATCCATCTgagtcacatgcacacacacgtgcgcgcgcacacgcacacaggcacatacaccAGGTAAACAGAGATATGAGGTGCTACAAAGCTTGGTCGGTCCTAAAAGGAATGTCGTTAAGCAGGCTTACCAGCAACCAAACAAGTAACGGAAGAAAGGCTTGAAACTAAAAAGGTTAAGGTGATCAGCTCTCTGTTATGCATGCACTGGAAACACAGGAACCAATGCTACATTTAGTCCTCTCACACATTTAGCCTAGTTCTCTGTGATTTtggaaaaaactaaattatcTTCCACACTCAACATGAAGGGGTCAGGTATGCTGCCACCATACATTCATAGGAAAGATATATTAACGAATAGTGTTTAACTTCAGGAACCTTTCAATTGTGTAAGGAATTATTTCAATGtataactgtacacatacagtAATGTAAACTTAATGTTGGTTAACATGTCTATAATAAATCCACCTTAAAACTCAGTTGGCTTACCTAAAAGGGCTGTTAAAAGTTATCAGATATATTCAGTAATGTATTCAAATGAATAGCCCAAACTGAGCTGACACGACTGTTTTCAATGGTGTGATCAGTGTTTAAAATATCATTCAGCTCTAAAGTACTGGCGACAGATCAAAACCAGATGAAGATCTGTACGTTTGTCGTATGACGGTTagggtgtgggttagggttaaggtgtGGGTTAGGGTGTGGGTATCCAGTGGTAACCACAGTGGGGTAGATGCTGACACTCGTGCAATTTGGACAATATGGCACGCGCCTACTGATGGCGGACTTTTAGTCTATTGAAACCTCCGACGAATAAGACACCGGAGAAATCAGGGATTAAATTCTCTGTACCTTAGGGAACACGTAACATCTACCTCTCGGCACAGGTCCTATACCGATTGACTTAATGGTTAATGTACCATACACTGAATTTTCCCTAAAGCATCATTCCAGAACTCGGAACAAGGAAATGGATCAGCAGGTAAAATCCAGGACACGTAAAATGACGCGTATTGATCCATGCCTAGGCTGGCAAACTCGTGATGAGTTTTTAAacgaattacattttttaaaaggataTGATcacaaatataacaataaatTTAACCCAGCTTCGAATTGCAATCACACGGTGACAGACTATCTGATCATATGACCGCATAAAATACCTGGAAACTCCATCATGGAGTGCTTCTGGAAAGCAAACCTCACGCACAGGGTGTTATCTTTGCAGAAGTTAAatagtgtgtaaaaaaaaaaaaaaaaaggtagacTATTGGCTGAACTGACAGTAACTCAGTAATGTAGAGTCAGATCGCAGCTTGATCTAAATGGTGCTTAACGAAGGATTCAGTTCGTTATATCAGAGTGCTAACAAAGTTTTACATGACAAATCATCAGAGCAACTCGCCAAGTTATCGCTTTCTGAGAACACACCGCATGTGAATACTTTGTCAAGCATATCTTATCTTACCTTTTGCTACTGAGCGATTCGTCTCTGTAACGGCATTGAAAGAAATAAGTTCAACAAAAAGAATCCTCCAGCAATATCAGACTAACTGACCGGTTACGAAGCAAAACTGGCAACTAAGTAACGTTAACTAATCGTAATCAGTTTCATGTTATCCACTTGCAGGCAGGGCACACTGGAAGCGATTCGAGCTGTCAAATCTTTCAGTCTAcgtaaaaaaacagaaatattaaacagaCAGTAACAAGGCGCAACTGACATACTAAAATGACCCGTTTTTAAACTTTCCTCAAAGCAGATCTTGCAAGGCCGTTCGTGCTATAGGACTTCAGCAAACCCAACGCTACGAAACCCGGAAATCGCGAAGACGACACAAAATGGAGGCAGATCCCGAAGTACTACGATTAGAGCCGAAAGATATTAGTAATTTAGGGTCACTTCTTCATGATTTACCAGAAATCAGGCAAGCCAGGCAAGAGCCACCCGTTCACAAAAAgtttcaaaaatgattttaccTAAGACATCCCACTTGTTAACAGGTGGCTGTAGGGAAAGTTAATGGCACACTGTTTTAAAGCCATTATGTTTTCATCGCGGTGCCTTCAAGTATCTAAAGTCTAAAGATAAGAAAAACCTTATGGCAGGTCGTTCACAATTCGGGCTAAATcctataataactacaataataatactttcTCTATATTCTGGCTTTTATAAACAACAATTATGTACACAATGCAAATTGAGACTCGAGATATCAGATATGCTTTATTGGATCTTGTATTTAAACTGTGGAATAAATAGGGACAGCAACACAATAGCTAGATCCTTTGCTTATTCTAAAACAAGGACCCATTATGTaatttgctctctctgtgtctcccttaACACCCTTTAATTCCTTAGACAAATCTATTACTGAAGGTACTGTTACATTGTAAGCTGTGAGTGGTATTCCAACTGATTCAacctaaatgtttaatgttgtgaATACATCTTATTTTGCAATAAGAAGGAGAGGTGTATTTCTGAAAGCATTAATTTGAAACAACCATACAAACTAGTCATCACAATAAAAGCATGCTTTCaaataaatagtgaaatataaatgtttaatgatgataaaatgaaactgagggaaaaaaaactgtaacATTAGATTACaagataaaatgtttttacaaggACATGTTGTATTTACAAGGACATGTTGAGATATCATTACATTTCAGAATGTACATTCAAATATTCAATAGATTTCATGCACACTTTGAACAGTTCCTAGTTTCTTATATTCTATACCCTAATACATGTCATGTACATTTGGCACAGGCATTATACAGAATACTTATACAttatacaaaatatgaaaattagTTTCTGCCTTCTGTACATCAGTGATAAACTAGAAAACAGACCACTATCATTTTAAtgttctgtgtcatttttcattgtttcacaCTATTGTTAGGAATTTAAATTTTGACTTTTTTAAGGTGACATGTGGTACATCAAGATCTAAATTTGATACCAATGCATCCAAGTCTTTTGTAAGTTTGATACTgccatttgttttattcttgaGGGATACAGCCTTTAATGCAGTATCTGGAGCTTTGAACTCAGTTTCAGTAACTTTTATGCCAGGTGAATTTACCTCCCCTTTGCCCTTAAATTTAGGCAATTTTGAATCTGAGAATTCTAAATCGGGTACCTTAAAACTGGGAATATCCAGTTTTCTCAATGGCAGGTCAGTATCTGCAAGCGTAAGATCTGGTTTGGGCCCTTTAAGATCAGAATTGGTATTGATTTCATCAGCCATATCCTCTGCATCAAATTTAGGAGATGATGAGATTAAATTTCCCTTGAATTCAGAATCAGGTTCATTAAAATCTGGAATGTTGAATTTTGGGGTTTTTAGTCTGGATGTTTTGAATTTACCTTCAGTACTATTCATATTGGTTTCAGGAGATTTTACGACTTGTTTGGGCCCTTTTGTGTCAGATTCAAGGAATTGCACGTTAAAGTCTGGGGAATCAGTTCCTCCCATAACACCGTATGTCCCTTTAGGGAAACTACTGGAAAGACCAAATTCAGACATTTTTACTTTCCCTGAGGCTGCATCTGTATTGATCTCTCCTTTCATTGTGGGTGTCTTTATGCTAGGCCCAGAGAGTCCAAAATTAGGCATCTTAAATCTCGGTATATTCACTTTGCCTGATGGCAAGTCCATATCTGGAAGTGtcaggtcagatttgaaacccTGTAGATCAGATTTGGGTCCATCAAGACTAATATTATGACCACTAAGATCTGCATTCAATTTGGGGGATGACAAGTTCAAATCTGTTCCTGGTGAGTCTTGTCTAACTTTAAAATTAGGACCCTTAAACCCTGAGATACTAAATTTAGGAGTTTTTAATCTAGGCATGTTAAGTTTATCCTCAGGACCATAAATGTCAATATCAGGAGATTTCACATCTAATTTTGGCCCTCTCAAGTTGGATTCATGGAATTTCAAATTCATATCAGGGACATCAGTAACTCCCTTAATTTGGGGGCCTTTAATATTTGGTCCTTTaggcatttttaattttcttgaTGGCAAGTCCATGCCAGGAAGTGTAAGGCCAGCTTTGGGTTCGtcagtgtcaggagtgctgatATCTGCATCCAGATTTGGTGATGAGAAGCTCAAATCTGGATGCTTCAAGTTTCCTTTAACATCAGTTTTAGGTCCTTTAAGTCCAGGCATGCTAAATTTTGGAATTTTGAAATTACCTGCTGAACCATCAATGCCAATATCAGGAGAGTTGTAATCCAAATCAGTGTCAAACTCAGGAGCTTTCATATCAACTTTTGGTGTTTTCAGAGTTGGGACTTTAATTTTACCTGTAGGGATGTCTACATTTACATCTGGATCAGTGAAGTCCGTTGAAATGATGTCCCCCTTAATCATTCCAGGTGAAAGATCCATCTTAGGTGCCTTTACTTTAGGACCTGATAGCGCTAAATCAGGTGTCTTAAGCCTGGGCATGTTTACACTGCCTGATGGTAAGTCTGTGTCTGGAAGTGTAAGTCCTGGTTTGGAACTTTTAAGTTTAGGTCCATCAATGTTAATGTCAGGAGCACTGATTTCTCCATCCAGCCTGGGTGATGACAAGCTAAAATTTGGATGTGTCAAGTCTCCTCTAACATCAGTTTTGGGTCCTTTAAATCCTGGGATGCTAAATTTAGGTGTTTTAAATTTGGGCATTTTGAAATTACCTGCTGGACCATCAATGCCAATGTCAGGAGAGTTGTAATCCAAGTTGGGAGTCTTCAAATCAGTTTCAGGAAGCGTCAAACTAATGTCCTTGCCATTGATTCCTCCCTTAAATTTTGGGCCTTTGAGATCTGGACTTTTTGGCAACTTGCCTGAAAGTCCAAATTTAGGCATTTTCAGCTTCCCTGTGGAAGCATTAGTGTCAAATTCAGGAATGTTAATGTCAATGTTTGGTTTCTCCAAATTTGGCACTTTCATTTTACCAGTATGGATATCTGCATCTAAATCTGGCATTGTAACATTTGGTTTATGGCCTTTAATATTAAAGTCAGGTGAATTAATATCTCCCTTAAATGTAGGAGCAGAGATATCCAATTCAGGTGTTTTAACTTTGGGACGTGAATGTCCTAAAGTGGGAATCTTGAAAGTTGGCATTTTCAGTTTCCCTGAGGGGCTATTTATGTCCATATCAGGAGATTTCAAATTTAGGTTTGGACCCTCTAAATCAGGTTTGGAAAGGGTCACGTCCATGTTGGGGGTATCAATTCCTCCCTTAAGTTTAGGAACTTTGAGATTTGGGCCTTTGGGCAAATTACCTGAAAATCCAAATTTAggcattttcagttttcctgTGGGAACATCAGTGTCAAACTCAGGAGCATTCATATCAACGTTTGGTGTTTTTAGAGTTGGCCCTTTAATTTTACCTGTAGGGATGTCTATGTTTACATCTGGATCAATGAAGTCTGGTAAATTGATCTCCCCTTTAATCATTCCAGGTGAGAGATCCATCTTAGGTGCCTTTACTTTAGGACCTGATAGCGCTAAATCAGGTGTCTTAAGCCTGGGCATGTTCACACTGCCTGATGGTAAGTCTATGTCTGGAAGTGTAAGTCCTGGTTTGGAACTTTTAAGTTTAGGTCCATCAATGTTAATGTCAGGAGCACTGATTTCTCCATCCAGTCTGGGTGATGACAAGCTAAAATCTGGATGCGTCAAGTCTCCTTTAACTTCAGTTTTGGGTCCTCTAAATCCTGGGATGCTAAATTTAGGTGTTTTAAATTTGGGCATTTTGAAATTACCTGCTGGACCATCAATGCCAATATCAGGAGAGTTGTAATCCAAGTTGTGAGTCTTCAAATCAGTTTCAGGAAGAGTCAAACTAATGTCCTTTCCATTGATTCCTCCCTTAAATTTAGGGCCTTTGAGATCTGGACTTTTTGGCAACTTGCCTGAAAGTCCAAATTTAGGCATTTTCAGCTTCCCTGTGGAAGCATTAGTGTCAAATTCAGGAATGTTAATGTCAATGTTTGGTTTCTCCAAATTTGGCACTTTCATTTTACCAGTATGGATATCTGCATCTAAGTCTGGCATTGTAACATTTGGTTTATGGCCTTTAATATTAAAGTCAGGTGAATTAAGATCTCCCTTAAATGTAGGAGCAGAGAGATCCAATTCAGGTGTTTTAACTTTGGGACGTGAATGTCCTAAAGTGGGAATCTTAAAAGTTGGCATTTTCAGTTTCCTTGAGGGGCTATTTATGTCCATATCAGGAGATTTCAAATTTAGGTTTGGACCCTCTAAATCAGGTTTGGAAAGGGTCATGTCCATGTTGGGGGTATCAATTCCCCCCTTAAGTTTAGGAACTTTGAGATTTGGGCCTTTGGGCAAATTACCTGAAAATCCAAATTTAggcattttcagttttcctgTGGGAACATCAGTGTTAAACTCAGGAGCATTCATATCAACGTTTGGTGTTTTTAGAGTTGGCCCTTTAATTTTACCTGTAGGGATGTCTATGTTTACATCTGGATCAATGAAGTCTGGTAAATTGATCTCCCCTTTAATCATTCCAGGTGAGAGATCCATCTTAGGTGCCTTTACTTTAGGACCTGATAGCGCTAAATCAGGTGTCTTAAGCCTGGGCATGTTCACACTGCCTGATGGTAAGTCTATGTCTGGAAGTGTAAGTCCTGGTTTGGAACTTTTAAGTTTAGGTCCATCAATGTTAATGTCAGGAGCACTGATTTCTCCATCCAGTCTGGGTGATGACAAGCTAAAATCTGGATGCGTCAAGTCTCCTTTAACTTCAGTTTTGGGTCCTCTAAATCCTGGGATGCTAAATTTAGGTGTTTTAAATTTGGGCATTTTGAAATTACCTGCTGGACCATCAATGCCAATATCAGGAGAGTTGTAATCCAAGTTGTGAGTCTTCAAATCAGTTTCAGGAAGAGTCAAACTAATGTCCTTTCCATTGATTCCTCCCTTAAATTTAGGGCCTTTGAGATCTGGACTTTTTGGCAACTTGCCTGAAAGTCCAAATTTAGGCATTTTCAGCTTCCCTGTGGAAGCATTAGTGTCAAATTCAGGAACGTTAATGTCAATGTTTGGTTTCTCCAAATTTGGCACTTTCATTTTACCAGCATGGATATCTGCATCTAAGTCTGGCATTGTAACATTTGGTTTATGGCCTTTAATATTAAAGTCAGGTGAATTAAGATCTCCCTTAAATGTAGGAGCAGAGAGATCCAATTCAGGTGTTTTAACTTTGGGACGTGAATGTCCTAAAGTGGGAATCTTAAAAGTTGGCATTTTCAGTTTCCCTGAGGGGCTATTTATGTCCATATCAGGAGATTTCAAATTTAGGTTTGGACCCTCTAAATCAGGTTTGGAAAGGGTCACGTCCATGTTGGGGGTATCAATTCCTCCCTTAAGTTTAGGAACTTTGAGATTTGGGCCTTTGGGCAAATTACCTGAAAATCCAAATTTAggcattttcagttttcctgTGGGAACATCAGTGTCAAACTCAGGAGCATTCATATCAACTTTTGGTGTTTTTAGAGTTGGCCCTTTAATTTTACCTGTAGGGATGTCTATGTTTACATCAGGATCAATGAAGTCTGGTAAATTGATCTCCCCTTTAATCATTCCAGGTGAGAGATCCATCTTAGGTGCCTTTACTTTAGGACCTGATAGCGCTAAATCAGGTGTCTTAAGCCTGGGCATGTTCACACTGCCTGATGGTAAGTCTATGTCTGGAAGTGTAAGTCCTGGTTTGGAACTTTTAAGTTTAGGTCCATCAATGTTAATGTCAGGAGCACTGATTTCTCCATCCAGTCTGGGTGATGACAAGCTAAAATCTGGATGCGTCAAGTCTCTTTTAACATCAGTTTTGGGTCCTTTAAATCCTGGGATGCTAAATTTAGGTGTTTTAAATTTGGGCGTTTTGAAATTACCTGCTGGACCATCAATACCAATATCAGGAGAGTTGTAATCCAAGTTGGGAGTCTTCAAATCACATTCAGGAAGATTCAAATTAATGTCTTTGCTATCGATTCCTCCCTTAAATTTTGGGCCTTTGAGATCTGGACTTTTGGGCAACTTGCCTGAAAATCCAAATTTAGGCATTTTCATTGCTGGTGAATCAATTCCTCCATTAATTTGGGGGCCTTTGAGATCTGTCCCTTTAAGCAATGTTTTGGGTCCATCAATGTCAATGTCAGGAGCACCAAACTCTGCATTCAGTTTATAAGATGACAAGCTTATATCTGGCCCAGCCAACTCAGTATCAGGTCCTTTAAAACCCGGAAGGCTAAATTTTGGCTTTTTGAATTTGGGCATTTTGATTCTTCCTGTAGGACTGTCAATGTCAATATCAGGATTTTTTATTTCTAGATTTGGTGCCCTTAGATCAGCTTCTGGCAATGTAAACTGAGTGTCTTTGGCATCAATCCCACCTTCAATTTTTGGACCTTCGACACCTGGGCCTTTGGGCAAAGTTCCTGATAAACCAAATTtaggcattttcattttgccaAAGGGAGCACTGATGTCAAAGTCAGGAGTTTCAATGTCTGGAACTTCAGCATCAATGTTGGGCTTTTTGaaagattgtgtttttattctgtctGCATGAATATCTACATTCATCTCTGGATCTGTGAGGTTTGGtgaatttatttttcccttCATGTGAGGAGGTGAGAGATCAATGTCAGATACTTTTGCTGCAGGTTCTAAGAGCCCAAAATCAGGCATATAAAATCTGGGTGTTTTATGTTCATCAATTTCAATGTCAGGAACACTAATATCTGAATCAAGATTATGTGACATTCTTAAATCTGGCCTGTGCAAATCTTTAACATCAGTTTCAGGGCTTTTGAAATCTGGAAGGTTCAATTTTAGCATTTTCAGTTTGGGCATTTCAAGTTTCCCTTTAGGGCTACTGATGTCAGGAgttttcacatttaattttggACGCATCAAGTTACCATTATGGAGACTAAAATCTATATCTTGGGTATCAGTCATTCCCAGAAGCTTGGGGTCTTCAAGATCTGATCCATAGGGCAAGATACCTGACAATTCACCTTTTGGCTTCCCTAAGGGAA from the Electrophorus electricus isolate fEleEle1 chromosome 26, fEleEle1.pri, whole genome shotgun sequence genome contains:
- the wipf2a gene encoding WAS/WASL-interacting protein family member 2, with product MPIPPPPPPPPGPPPAPAFSQANTNPPKLSRDETKGRDALLSDICKGTRLKKVTVINDRSAPILEKSGGGGGGGSSAGGFGGSSGSKPMGGLFSGGVPKLRPVGDGTAGRSALRPPGSRPAVPRTPSSTSSPVGRQADEERPAALEPSRNTRPSLPDASKPASASSKPGSSAPPPPPPFNRRGNSGPPASQQKVTGPSLSREKPLPPPHASKGPPPSSSARDAPSKNSRPPPVSSAVPPPPPPYRQPPPITNGDPPPELPQRRNSLNRRTHVAGNTRSQAPPPPPPPAAQQSGRPPPPAREPPGRRLAPQVPPTGSRNGIRDAPPPPPPPYRMHSGTSQTSSEPPGRGRPPPLASSGRQVSGHAPPPPPVRNGHATGSRAYSDDFESRYSFHPVEDLPPPEEYKQITKIYPSKSSRAVMRGAPPLPPVGR